In the genome of Candoia aspera isolate rCanAsp1 chromosome 1, rCanAsp1.hap2, whole genome shotgun sequence, one region contains:
- the RPL23A gene encoding large ribosomal subunit protein uL23 — MAPKVKKEAVPAKTEAKSKALKAKKAVLKGVHSHKKKKIRTSPTFRRPKTLRLRRQPKYPRKSAPKRNKLDHYAIIKFPLTTESAMKKIEDNNTLVFIVDVKANKHQIKQAVKKLYDIDVAKVNTLIRPDGEKKAYVRLAPDYDALDVANKIGII; from the exons ATGGCGCCGAAGGTGAAGAAGGAGG CTGTCCCAGCTAAGACTGAGGCAAAATCCAAAGCACTTAAAGCTAAGAAGGCAGTGTTGAAAGGTGTCCACAGTCACAAGAAGAAGAAGATCCGAACATCTCCCACCTTCCGGAGACCGAAGACCTTGCGGTTACGGCGACAGCCCAAGTATCCCCGGAAGAGTGCGCCAAAGAGGAACAA GCTTGACCATTATGCCATCATTAAGTTCCCCCTGACCACTGAGTCTGCCATGAAGAAGATTGAGGATAACAACACTCTAGTCTTTATTGTGGACGTGAAAGCCAACAAGCACCAGATCAAGCAGGCTGTCAAGAAGCTGTATGACATTGACGTGGCAAAGGTCAACACCTTGATCAG GCCTGATGGAGAGAAAAAGGCATATGTCCGTCTTGCTCCAGACTATGATGCGCTAGATGTGGCCAACAAG attGGAATCATCTGA